A stretch of the Thiomicrospira pelophila DSM 1534 genome encodes the following:
- the minD gene encoding septum site-determining protein MinD, with the protein MARVIVITSGKGGVGKTTTSASFSAGLALKGFKVAVIDFDVGLRNLDLIMGCERRVVYDFVNVVQGEASLKQALIKDKKTPNLFILAASQTRDKDALTLEGVGKVIDDLKADGFDYIICDSPAGIEKGAQLALYYADEAIIVTNPEVSSVRDSDRILGILQAKSKRAIDGETPVVEHLILTRYNPSRVAAGEMLAMQDVVELLSVDLLGVVPESEEVLQASNAGIPVILNEDTNASEAYKDIVDRFLGEEKPQRFLTVEHKSLFKKLFGK; encoded by the coding sequence GGTTTAGCGCTTAAAGGGTTTAAAGTCGCGGTGATTGATTTTGATGTGGGTTTACGTAATTTAGACCTGATTATGGGTTGCGAGCGCCGTGTCGTGTATGACTTTGTGAACGTTGTGCAAGGCGAAGCGAGCCTTAAGCAAGCTTTAATCAAAGACAAAAAAACGCCGAACCTATTTATTTTGGCCGCCTCTCAAACCCGCGATAAAGACGCGTTGACCTTGGAAGGCGTAGGCAAGGTTATTGATGATCTGAAAGCGGATGGGTTTGACTATATTATTTGCGATTCGCCAGCTGGGATTGAAAAGGGCGCACAACTGGCTTTGTATTATGCGGATGAAGCGATTATTGTCACAAACCCTGAAGTGTCTTCGGTTCGAGATTCTGACCGTATTTTGGGGATTTTGCAGGCTAAATCGAAACGTGCTATTGATGGCGAAACGCCGGTCGTTGAGCACCTAATTTTGACACGTTATAACCCAAGTCGTGTGGCGGCGGGTGAAATGCTGGCGATGCAAGATGTGGTTGAGCTGTTGAGTGTAGATTTGTTGGGTGTTGTACCCGAGTCGGAAGAGGTTTTACAGGCTTCAAACGCGGGTATTCCGGTGATTCTGAATGAAGACACCAATGCTTCGGAAGCTTATAAAGATATTGTAGATCGCTTTTTGGGTGAAGAAAAACCCCAGCGTTTTTTAACCGTTGAGCATAAAAGCCTATTTAAGAAACTGTTTGGGAAGTAG
- the minE gene encoding cell division topological specificity factor MinE: MALLDYLLGQNKKPSAMQARDRLQILLAHERLQAKAPDYLPQLREEILQVIAKYVDIDDENLQISLDEENGFEVLELNLILPDSKK; this comes from the coding sequence ATGGCATTACTAGACTATTTATTAGGGCAGAACAAAAAGCCGTCTGCCATGCAAGCTCGCGATCGGTTGCAGATATTGCTAGCCCATGAGCGTTTGCAAGCTAAAGCACCAGACTATCTGCCACAATTGCGTGAAGAGATTTTGCAGGTGATTGCCAAATACGTGGATATTGATGATGAAAACTTGCAGATTTCGTTAGATGAAGAAAACGGGTTTGAAGTATTAGAGTTGAATTTAATCCTGCCGGACTCTAAAAAATAA
- a CDS encoding CsiV family protein: MKLLVIALTSLISWLPFQVSAEDEKAPPKVQIEVIVFQSLALRGWTEEYWPDILALPDTENATQFNAEDGYARLLTAESFTLNEEVEKMTTEKGYDVLAHFAWRQNALSREEALPVLVDQFVQQRRLESSILFGTIRMYQERFPHVQVNLEIDRQIPQAVLERFTEHQHLDIDWITEGWRFQINESRRVRFGEIHYLDHPIFGVLIKVDRVK, translated from the coding sequence ATGAAACTACTTGTTATAGCCTTAACCAGTTTGATTAGTTGGTTACCCTTCCAAGTCTCAGCCGAAGACGAAAAAGCGCCACCGAAAGTTCAAATTGAGGTGATCGTATTCCAGTCGCTCGCATTGCGTGGTTGGACGGAAGAATACTGGCCGGATATTTTGGCATTACCGGATACGGAAAACGCCACCCAGTTTAATGCCGAAGATGGCTATGCTCGACTTCTAACAGCGGAGTCTTTCACGCTGAACGAAGAAGTCGAAAAGATGACCACCGAAAAAGGTTATGACGTGCTCGCACACTTTGCCTGGCGTCAAAATGCCTTATCAAGAGAAGAAGCTTTGCCTGTTTTAGTTGACCAGTTTGTTCAACAAAGACGCCTAGAATCGAGCATCTTGTTTGGCACCATTCGCATGTATCAAGAACGCTTCCCTCACGTTCAAGTTAACCTAGAGATTGACCGCCAAATCCCGCAAGCGGTGTTAGAGCGTTTTACAGAGCATCAGCATTTAGACATTGACTGGATCACCGAAGGTTGGCGTTTTCAAATCAACGAATCTCGCCGTGTTCGTTTTGGCGAAATCCATTATCTTGACCACCCTATTTTTGGTGTATTAATTAAGGTAGACCGGGTTAAATAA
- the mfd gene encoding transcription-repair coupling factor — protein sequence MSHPISLLEFESIPLKATRSHWGPLNLSEQALAIAKQAKQAPGLVVVLCADSARANDMVDLLRFFVPKDFKLLQFPEWETLPYDRFSPHQDIISERLKTLYELPNTQQGLLVIPVNTLLQKLAPSAYIQQHTLLLETGQTLDMSNFAEQLESHGYQRVSQVMEHGEFAIRGALIDLFPMGSKQPYRLDLFDDEIESIRRFDADNQRTIDQMGRIELLPAKEYDFTEKGITQFRHAFREVFGAESRQSSIYKKVSDGENIGGLEYYLPLFHEQSATLFDYFPDDTLFFDQSNLEDAIEQNWHDFNERYEIGRHNPDYPLLAPDRLILNVSDTLSQLKQYHRISLHAHDDQTKLTTRFDTLVLPDLSVQNHSDYPMAKLKAFLDRYEGRIAFSAESLGRRETLLNLLGKHQVHPKTFNNWLELEKTHTDLKAPGLVVAPLQESIHTSQFSLIAESALLGQTVAQKRRRKTKHNEFDQAITHLVELEVGSPIVHLDHGVGRYLGLEHINLHGENREFLMIEYAGHDKLYVPVTSLHLISRYTGASAETAPLHKLGTDKWDKAKRKAAEKVRDVAAELLDIYAQREAKSGYAYTLTQDAYSQFCAGFPFEETDDQQQTIEAVLHDMQSPRPMDRLVCGDVGFGKTEVAMRAAFVAAYAGKQVSVLVPTTLLANQHFENFKNRFADWPVRIEVLSRFQTAKEQAGILQDLADNKVDIIIGTHKLIQKDVQFANLGLIIIDEEHRFGVRQKEQLKKLRAEVDVLTMTATPIPRTLNMAMNDLRDLSIIATPPAKRLAVQTFVQEWNEDTVREACLRELRRGGQVYLLFNQVDKIERMAEEIALLIPEARVGIAHGQMHERDLERVMQDFYHRRFNILVCTTIIETGIDVPTANTIIIHRADKFGLAQLHQLRGRVGRSHHRAYAYLFTGDKAMITDDAHKRLDAIAKHDTLGAGFMLASHDLEIRGAGELLGEGQSGQIHEVGFGLYSELLERAVKALRSGKQPELNAPLETGCEVDLGFAALIPEDYLPDIHSRLVFYKRIASAEDEPALHELEIEMIDRFGLLPQQVKNLFDATRIKLMAEPLGIKKIDAGQTECRIQFSARPNIDPGKLIQLIQTHPKRYKLKGQTELKVFDTMPEIGLRTQVIQFTLESLAPDNAAANPNDTQPKAVKPAKAKNKG from the coding sequence ATGAGCCATCCCATTTCCTTACTCGAATTTGAATCCATCCCACTGAAAGCGACACGTTCACACTGGGGACCACTCAACTTAAGTGAGCAAGCGCTCGCTATTGCCAAGCAAGCTAAACAAGCACCAGGCCTGGTAGTCGTATTATGTGCCGACAGCGCACGAGCCAATGACATGGTTGACCTATTACGGTTTTTTGTGCCCAAAGACTTCAAACTCTTGCAGTTTCCAGAATGGGAAACCTTGCCTTATGATCGGTTTTCGCCACACCAAGACATTATTTCCGAACGCTTAAAAACCCTCTACGAGCTACCTAACACCCAGCAAGGTTTGCTAGTGATTCCGGTCAATACCTTACTACAAAAACTCGCGCCATCGGCTTATATTCAGCAACACACGCTCCTGTTAGAAACCGGCCAGACCCTAGACATGTCGAACTTTGCGGAACAGTTAGAAAGTCACGGCTATCAACGTGTCAGTCAAGTCATGGAGCACGGTGAATTTGCAATTCGTGGCGCGCTTATCGACTTATTCCCAATGGGCAGCAAACAGCCGTATCGATTAGACTTATTTGATGACGAAATCGAGTCGATCCGCCGTTTCGATGCGGATAACCAGCGCACGATTGACCAGATGGGTCGTATTGAACTTTTACCCGCAAAAGAATATGACTTTACCGAAAAAGGCATAACTCAATTTCGTCATGCATTCCGCGAGGTGTTTGGCGCAGAATCACGCCAAAGCAGCATTTATAAAAAAGTCAGCGACGGTGAAAATATCGGTGGTCTGGAATATTACCTGCCACTCTTTCACGAACAAAGCGCCACCTTGTTCGATTACTTCCCAGACGACACCTTGTTTTTTGACCAATCTAACCTAGAAGACGCGATTGAACAAAACTGGCACGACTTTAACGAACGTTACGAAATTGGTCGCCATAACCCGGATTACCCCTTGTTAGCGCCTGATCGGTTAATTTTGAATGTCAGCGACACCTTAAGCCAGCTCAAACAATACCATCGCATCAGCCTACACGCGCATGACGATCAAACCAAGTTAACGACTCGGTTTGATACGCTTGTACTGCCCGACCTGAGCGTACAAAACCATTCCGATTACCCGATGGCTAAACTCAAGGCCTTTTTGGATCGCTACGAAGGCCGAATTGCGTTTAGTGCTGAAAGCTTAGGTCGGCGCGAAACGCTACTTAACCTGCTTGGTAAACATCAAGTTCATCCTAAAACCTTTAATAACTGGTTGGAATTGGAAAAAACCCATACTGACCTAAAAGCACCAGGCCTGGTGGTTGCACCACTGCAAGAATCAATACATACATCACAATTCAGTTTGATTGCTGAATCGGCTTTACTGGGTCAAACCGTAGCGCAAAAACGCCGACGTAAAACCAAACACAACGAATTCGATCAAGCGATTACCCACCTAGTCGAACTCGAAGTTGGCAGCCCAATTGTGCATTTGGATCACGGGGTCGGTCGCTACCTTGGGTTAGAACACATCAATCTGCATGGCGAAAATCGCGAATTTCTGATGATTGAATATGCTGGTCACGACAAACTCTATGTGCCGGTTACCTCTTTACATTTAATCAGTCGTTATACCGGTGCCAGTGCCGAAACCGCGCCCCTGCATAAATTGGGCACCGACAAGTGGGACAAAGCAAAACGCAAGGCTGCCGAAAAAGTGCGCGATGTGGCGGCCGAGCTGCTCGACATCTATGCACAACGCGAAGCCAAATCGGGTTATGCCTACACCCTAACCCAAGACGCCTATAGCCAGTTTTGCGCCGGTTTTCCGTTTGAAGAAACCGACGATCAACAACAAACCATCGAAGCCGTATTGCACGACATGCAAAGCCCACGCCCGATGGATCGGTTAGTATGTGGGGATGTCGGCTTTGGTAAAACCGAAGTCGCCATGCGCGCCGCCTTTGTCGCCGCTTATGCTGGCAAACAAGTGTCAGTTTTAGTGCCAACCACCCTACTAGCTAACCAACACTTTGAAAACTTCAAAAACCGTTTTGCCGATTGGCCGGTGCGGATCGAGGTTTTATCACGCTTCCAGACCGCCAAAGAACAAGCCGGTATTTTGCAGGACTTGGCCGACAATAAAGTCGACATTATTATCGGCACCCATAAACTCATCCAAAAAGATGTGCAGTTTGCCAATTTGGGTTTAATTATTATCGACGAAGAACATCGATTTGGCGTACGCCAAAAAGAACAACTTAAAAAACTGCGTGCCGAAGTCGATGTGCTCACCATGACGGCCACCCCTATTCCGCGTACCCTTAATATGGCGATGAACGACTTACGCGACCTATCCATTATCGCCACCCCGCCGGCCAAACGCTTAGCTGTACAAACTTTTGTGCAAGAATGGAATGAAGATACGGTTCGCGAAGCTTGTTTACGTGAATTAAGGCGCGGTGGCCAAGTTTATCTACTGTTTAATCAGGTCGATAAAATTGAACGCATGGCCGAAGAGATTGCCTTATTAATACCGGAAGCCCGCGTTGGGATTGCACATGGTCAAATGCATGAACGTGATTTGGAAAGAGTCATGCAAGATTTCTACCACCGTCGATTCAATATTTTGGTTTGTACCACCATTATTGAAACGGGTATTGACGTACCGACCGCCAACACCATTATCATCCACCGCGCTGACAAGTTTGGTTTAGCCCAGTTACACCAATTGCGTGGCCGTGTAGGTCGATCCCATCATCGTGCTTACGCCTACCTATTTACCGGCGACAAAGCCATGATTACCGATGACGCCCACAAACGACTCGACGCCATCGCCAAACACGATACCTTAGGTGCAGGCTTTATGCTCGCCAGTCACGACCTAGAAATTAGGGGCGCTGGTGAATTGCTGGGTGAAGGCCAATCCGGTCAGATTCACGAAGTCGGCTTTGGCCTCTACAGTGAACTATTAGAACGCGCGGTTAAAGCGCTAAGATCCGGCAAACAGCCTGAGCTTAATGCGCCGCTAGAAACTGGCTGCGAGGTGGACTTAGGTTTTGCGGCCTTAATTCCAGAAGACTATCTGCCCGATATTCACTCGCGTTTAGTGTTTTACAAACGCATCGCCAGCGCCGAAGACGAACCAGCGCTGCATGAACTTGAAATTGAAATGATTGATCGATTTGGTTTATTGCCACAACAAGTCAAAAACCTGTTTGATGCCACCCGCATTAAACTCATGGCCGAACCTTTGGGCATCAAAAAAATTGACGCCGGCCAAACCGAATGTCGCATTCAATTTAGTGCTCGGCCCAACATTGACCCGGGCAAATTGATTCAATTAATTCAAACGCACCCTAAACGCTACAAGCTAAAAGGTCAGACGGAATTAAAAGTTTTCGATACAATGCCTGAGATAGGTTTGCGCACTCAGGTTATTCAGTTTACGTTAGAAAGCCTGGCACCGGATAATGCCGCCGCCAACCCTAACGACACACAGCCAAAAGCCGTTAAACCAGCCAAAGCAAAAAATAAAGGTTAA
- a CDS encoding trimeric intracellular cation channel family protein, whose product MTFLNAIYYLDLLGTVVFAITGLLAASRKQLDLFGAIVLAMVTAVGGGTLRDLILDVPVFWTQQTIYIYMIVTSAVFMFIYARYYDVPVRLILILDALGLAVFTVIGAQKAFELGFSDPIVIMTGVMTGVVGGVIRDVLAGEVPLIFRKEIYATASFLGASVLVLGFHYLPSRELASILAIVLVFGLRVLAIQKNYSLPVFAPSNRSENRSE is encoded by the coding sequence ATGACATTTTTAAACGCCATTTATTATTTAGACTTATTAGGCACGGTGGTATTTGCGATCACCGGCTTGCTGGCGGCTAGCCGTAAACAGCTGGATTTATTCGGTGCGATAGTGCTTGCTATGGTGACGGCGGTGGGTGGCGGCACTTTGCGTGATTTGATTTTGGACGTGCCGGTTTTTTGGACCCAGCAAACCATTTATATTTATATGATTGTGACTTCTGCTGTGTTTATGTTTATTTATGCACGTTATTACGATGTGCCGGTTCGTTTGATATTGATCTTGGATGCGCTTGGGTTGGCCGTGTTTACCGTGATCGGGGCGCAAAAGGCCTTTGAGCTTGGCTTTAGTGATCCGATTGTTATTATGACCGGTGTGATGACAGGTGTGGTCGGCGGCGTGATTCGTGATGTATTGGCCGGTGAAGTACCGCTGATTTTCCGTAAAGAAATTTATGCCACCGCTTCCTTTTTAGGGGCGAGTGTTTTAGTGTTAGGTTTTCATTATTTACCGAGTCGAGAATTAGCGAGTATATTGGCTATCGTTTTGGTGTTTGGCTTGCGTGTATTGGCGATTCAAAAAAATTACAGTTTACCGGTGTTTGCACCGTCAAATCGATCAGAGAATCGGTCAGAATAA
- a CDS encoding lipoprotein-releasing ABC transporter permease subunit codes for MFKLPFEWLLGLRYIRAKRRNGFISFISMSSMIGIGLGVMALITVMSIMNGFQHELRERILGMTAHMTLSESYQRLGDWKEIYDISKQHPLVVGAAPNIEEQGMLTNNDRVKGVMVRGILPELESQVSTLEDNMLIGSLNSLKTGEFGIVLGFDLAQNLAVTVGDRITLIAPQGSVSPVGVLPRIKRLTVVGLFEAGMYEYDSGMAFLHLDDAAKIFKYRDGEVSGLQLRLSDLFQVHQVRNDYVELLEGQYSVRDWTQQHANFFKAIQMEKRMMFIVLALIIMVAAFNIVSTMVMVVTDKQKDIAVLRTIGASPMSVQAIFMIQGLVIGIIGALLGLLGGVALSLNIDVIIPFIEQLFGFQFFPADVYYISEVPSKLEWSDVWAVSGLAFVLTLLATLYPAWRASRIQPAEALRYE; via the coding sequence ATGTTTAAACTTCCTTTCGAATGGCTGTTGGGTTTGCGTTATATACGCGCCAAACGCCGCAATGGCTTTATCTCGTTTATTTCTATGTCGTCAATGATTGGTATTGGTTTGGGGGTGATGGCCTTGATAACCGTAATGTCGATTATGAATGGTTTTCAGCATGAACTGCGTGAACGTATTTTAGGCATGACGGCGCACATGACTTTGTCTGAAAGTTATCAACGTTTAGGTGATTGGAAGGAGATTTACGATATTAGCAAACAGCACCCATTAGTGGTGGGCGCGGCGCCTAATATTGAAGAGCAAGGCATGCTCACCAATAATGATCGCGTTAAGGGTGTCATGGTGCGCGGTATTTTGCCGGAGCTTGAAAGCCAAGTGTCCACGCTTGAAGACAATATGCTAATTGGTTCATTAAACAGTTTGAAAACCGGTGAGTTTGGCATCGTATTGGGATTTGACTTGGCGCAGAATTTAGCGGTCACCGTGGGAGATCGCATTACCTTAATTGCACCGCAAGGTAGCGTGTCGCCAGTGGGCGTGTTGCCGCGTATTAAACGTTTAACGGTGGTGGGTTTGTTTGAAGCGGGTATGTATGAATATGATTCGGGCATGGCGTTTTTGCATTTAGACGATGCGGCCAAAATTTTTAAGTATCGGGATGGTGAGGTCAGCGGTTTGCAACTTCGTTTAAGCGATTTGTTTCAAGTACATCAGGTCCGAAACGATTATGTTGAGTTATTGGAAGGGCAATATTCAGTTCGAGACTGGACCCAACAACATGCGAACTTTTTTAAAGCCATTCAGATGGAAAAACGCATGATGTTTATCGTGTTGGCCCTGATTATTATGGTGGCGGCGTTTAACATTGTTTCTACCATGGTGATGGTGGTGACCGATAAACAAAAAGACATCGCGGTGTTGCGTACTATTGGTGCGTCGCCCATGAGTGTGCAAGCCATTTTTATGATTCAAGGTTTAGTGATTGGCATTATTGGTGCGCTATTAGGCTTGTTGGGTGGGGTGGCCTTATCGCTGAATATTGATGTGATTATTCCGTTTATTGAGCAATTATTTGGTTTCCAGTTTTTCCCGGCGGATGTGTATTACATCAGTGAAGTGCCTTCTAAGCTAGAGTGGTCGGATGTGTGGGCCGTATCCGGTTTAGCTTTTGTGTTGACCTTGTTGGCTACTTTATACCCGGCCTGGCGAGCTTCTCGCATTCAACCAGCGGAGGCATTGCGTTATGAGTAA
- the lolD gene encoding lipoprotein-releasing ABC transporter ATP-binding protein LolD — MSNLHTNSVEKNIILQANNLGKTYRDGLINTEVLQGVDLVLHARERKAIVGASGSGKSTLLHLLAGLDKPTTGEVKLAGQDFSNLSETKRGILRNQNMGFVYQFHYLLAELTALENVMLPLRVARQSASTAEKQAIGLLKQVGLGHRLHHKPAELSGGERQRVAIARALITRPGCILADEPTGNLDSKSAEQVFDLMLSLNDEFDTALLVVTHDLDLAAQIGETITLVDGRILQPAAV, encoded by the coding sequence ATGAGTAATCTACACACAAACTCAGTTGAGAAAAATATTATCCTACAAGCTAATAATTTGGGCAAAACTTATCGAGATGGACTCATCAATACCGAAGTGTTGCAGGGTGTTGATTTGGTGTTACATGCACGAGAGCGTAAAGCCATAGTCGGGGCCTCCGGTTCGGGTAAAAGTACTTTGTTGCATTTGTTAGCCGGGCTGGATAAACCGACCACGGGCGAAGTGAAACTGGCTGGTCAAGATTTTTCGAATTTATCAGAAACCAAGCGCGGTATTCTGCGTAACCAAAATATGGGTTTTGTGTATCAATTCCATTATTTACTCGCCGAATTGACCGCGCTAGAGAATGTTATGTTGCCATTAAGAGTGGCGCGCCAATCGGCTTCAACCGCCGAAAAACAAGCGATTGGGCTTCTCAAACAAGTTGGATTAGGGCATCGTTTGCATCATAAACCGGCTGAGTTGTCTGGCGGTGAGCGTCAGCGTGTCGCGATTGCCCGTGCCTTAATCACCAGGCCTGGTTGTATTCTGGCCGACGAACCAACGGGTAATTTGGATTCTAAATCGGCCGAGCAGGTATTTGATTTAATGTTGTCCTTGAATGATGAGTTTGATACGGCATTATTAGTGGTGACACATGACCTAGATTTAGCGGCTCAAATTGGCGAGACCATCACTTTGGTCGATGGTCGAATTCTTCAGCCCGCTGCAGTTTAA
- a CDS encoding ABC-F family ATP-binding cassette domain-containing protein translates to MLSIQSVSLYAGVKCLLQNASLTLNPGQKVGLIGRNGVGKSTLFKAILGQVSLDAGTIGLPAGWQVGYVEQSEVTEQLSALDYVTSGDTLYFQLITDLKQAEQQNDQAAMVRLHDHLDHIQAYEIPQKAQQLLYGLGFEKADFEQLVTQFSGGWQVRLKLAKALMQRSDLLLLDEPTNHLDIEAVAWLEQWLAQYPGAVLLISHDRHFLDKVVNGIALMEDQRIQLYTGNFASYERQRSMQLMQQQALHDKQKQRMQHLKTFITRFKAKASKAKQAQSRVKALERMEEVAALQATNPFRFEFMNPDHVPDPMMRIEQVSFAYDKKVVLDKVDLVLRAGDRIGLVGINGSGKTTFLKLIVDELKPDQGKIINSKGLKIGYFAQHQVESLDLDKTPLQTMLKHFPELSDQQARDFLGGFGFSHEQALSPVKQFSGGEKARLSLALIVYLKPNLIILDEPTNHLDMDSRDALDEALQSFEGALIVVSHDRHLLAGIVDQYWWVHNANVNLFHGDLDAYLQQRLTLLKQQKQEENKVTEGAGGASESSQNKREQRQQTALLRKQIQDATRSQRKRIDVLDKQLAKLQTSLEEVLAQLADDAIYDVEQSEKLAELLKQQVEYQTNLDDVETEWLMLQEEVETISKSFQMND, encoded by the coding sequence ATGCTATCGATTCAATCTGTGAGTTTGTATGCGGGTGTTAAGTGCTTACTGCAAAACGCAAGTTTAACCCTGAACCCGGGCCAAAAAGTCGGCTTAATCGGTCGTAACGGCGTCGGGAAGTCCACCTTATTTAAAGCCATCTTGGGGCAAGTCAGTTTGGATGCGGGCACGATTGGTTTGCCGGCGGGTTGGCAGGTTGGTTATGTCGAGCAGTCTGAAGTGACCGAGCAACTCAGCGCGCTGGATTATGTCACTTCTGGCGATACGCTGTACTTCCAGTTAATTACGGATCTGAAACAGGCCGAACAGCAAAATGACCAGGCTGCGATGGTGCGTTTGCATGACCATCTGGATCATATTCAGGCCTACGAAATACCGCAAAAAGCGCAGCAACTTTTATACGGTCTGGGGTTTGAGAAAGCCGACTTTGAGCAGTTGGTTACTCAGTTTTCTGGTGGCTGGCAGGTGCGTTTAAAATTGGCGAAAGCTTTAATGCAGCGTTCGGATTTATTGTTATTGGATGAGCCGACTAACCATTTAGACATTGAAGCGGTGGCATGGCTAGAACAGTGGTTGGCGCAATATCCGGGTGCGGTGTTGTTGATTTCGCATGATCGACATTTTTTAGACAAGGTGGTTAACGGTATTGCCTTGATGGAAGATCAGCGTATTCAGCTTTATACCGGCAATTTTGCGTCCTACGAACGTCAGCGCAGTATGCAGTTAATGCAGCAGCAAGCCCTGCATGACAAGCAAAAACAACGTATGCAGCACCTTAAAACCTTTATCACCCGATTTAAAGCCAAAGCCAGTAAAGCCAAACAAGCCCAAAGCCGAGTCAAAGCTTTAGAGCGAATGGAAGAAGTGGCGGCTTTGCAAGCCACCAATCCGTTTCGTTTTGAATTCATGAACCCAGATCATGTACCTGACCCGATGATGCGTATTGAACAGGTCAGTTTTGCTTACGATAAAAAAGTTGTGTTAGACAAGGTTGATTTGGTGCTCAGAGCCGGGGACCGAATTGGTTTAGTCGGTATAAACGGTAGCGGCAAAACCACTTTCTTGAAACTGATTGTGGATGAACTTAAGCCGGATCAAGGCAAGATTATAAATAGCAAAGGTTTGAAGATTGGCTATTTTGCCCAGCATCAGGTTGAATCGTTAGATTTAGACAAAACTCCATTGCAAACGATGTTAAAGCACTTTCCAGAGCTGTCAGATCAGCAGGCGCGTGACTTTTTGGGAGGGTTTGGTTTTAGTCATGAACAAGCTTTGTCACCCGTTAAACAGTTTTCGGGGGGAGAAAAAGCGCGTTTATCTTTGGCTTTGATTGTGTATTTAAAGCCTAACTTAATCATTTTGGATGAACCGACCAACCACTTAGACATGGATTCCCGCGACGCTTTAGATGAGGCATTGCAGAGTTTTGAGGGCGCGCTGATTGTGGTATCGCATGACCGACATTTGTTAGCGGGGATTGTGGATCAATATTGGTGGGTGCATAACGCAAATGTAAACTTGTTTCACGGTGATTTGGATGCGTATTTACAGCAGCGTTTAACCTTGTTGAAACAACAGAAACAAGAAGAAAATAAGGTTACTGAGGGAGCTGGAGGTGCAAGTGAAAGCTCACAAAACAAGCGCGAACAACGTCAACAAACGGCTCTGTTACGTAAGCAGATTCAGGACGCTACTCGATCTCAGCGTAAGCGAATTGACGTGTTGGATAAACAGTTGGCAAAGCTACAGACTTCCTTGGAAGAGGTGCTCGCGCAATTAGCCGATGATGCGATTTATGATGTGGAGCAATCTGAAAAGTTAGCTGAGTTATTAAAACAGCAAGTCGAATATCAAACTAATTTGGATGATGTAGAAACCGAATGGTTGATGTTGCAAGAAGAGGTTGAAACAATCAGCAAATCATTTCAAATGAATGACTGA
- a CDS encoding YgaP family membrane protein: MNIERVVLFVAGSVVLISLALGTWVGQAWFLLTAFVGLNLIVSSLTRFCPMVMILKKFGLKHGSPFLKDPVK; this comes from the coding sequence ATGAATATTGAAAGAGTCGTATTATTTGTTGCAGGTAGTGTTGTGTTAATCAGTTTGGCACTGGGTACTTGGGTTGGTCAGGCCTGGTTCTTATTAACCGCATTCGTTGGTTTAAACTTAATTGTTTCAAGCTTAACGCGTTTTTGCCCGATGGTGATGATCCTAAAGAAATTTGGATTGAAGCACGGCTCACCTTTCTTAAAAGATCCGGTTAAGTAA